Genomic segment of Panthera leo isolate Ple1 chromosome B2, P.leo_Ple1_pat1.1, whole genome shotgun sequence:
agagagagagggagacagaatcccaagcaggctctgtgctgccagcacagaacccagtgcagggcttgaaccccaaaccatgagatcgcgacctgaaccgaaaccaagaatcggacgcttaactgactgagccacccaggcgctccagaaacACACGTCATCATCGTCATCGTCGTTTttatcaatgaaacagaatttctCCCATTACTTGTGCCGTCCGCCCCCGAACGTGATTGGAGACGAAGAGCTGAAGAACATCGGGGGTCAGATGAGAGCTAACCTTTCCTGGAGGGCGAGTCCGAATCAGGAAACTCCGTTTGTCGGTTTCCCCAGGTCAGCTgcaacaagttaccacaaactgggtggcttaaaacaacaaatctgTTCTTTCACTGTTTtgaaagccagaagtccaaaatcagacGGCCGGCAGGGCTGGCTCTCtgtggaggctctgagggaggatGTGTCCCATGTCTCTCCCCGGGCTGCTGGTGGCGGCCGGCAATCTTGGGTGTCCTTGGCTTGCAGCCGCCTCGCTCCGGTCTCTGGCCGCCTCAGGTTTTCCGTGGGCCCCCGTCCTGCATCTCTGTGTCTGTGAGGTCCCTCGCCTGTCTCTTATTAGGATACcttaaatccaggatgatctcctcTCGTGATTCTTTTAATTACATCTTAATTATAGCCCATTTACAAACAAGGTACCGGGGATCGGGACCGGGACACGTCCTTTTACGGGACGCGGCTGAACCCATCACACATCACAAATTAACAAGCCGCCCCAAAGGTTTGGCTTAACGTGGGTTTGCTCAAAATTTGCATCACGCTACCTGGGCTGACGTGACTGATTGATGACTGGGCACATGACTCTCTTTTGTCTAGGGGAGTGGGCAGGCATTGGGTCTCAGAACCTCTGGAACTGGCTCTTGGTGCCAGCGGGTCTGGTGACCTTGAGCGTGGACCCTGACTGGCCCGTCTGCCTACATCAGTGACGATGTCGCTGATCCAGCCATCCCTGGGCAGGGGGACAGGTGCAGGGACACGTTCTTGTTGATGTAGGTGGCCTCGGTGGCTTCCCGGAACATCTGGAAGCCCAGACTGATGTCCTTATGGAGCTTCTCCTGGCCAGTTTCTCCAAGCGGGACCTTGTTATTTTGAAAGATGGCCAGCAGCTTTGAGTAGGCATGCTCAGCCTGGGTGTGTACTGTCTTCCGGATCACCTGAGAAAAAGCTGGACTGAAGTATTTTTAGGGGTGCCCacgtggctgtcggttgagctaAGCATCTGgcttaatttgggctcaggtcgtgatctcacaattcatgagatccagccctgcgtcagtccggctctgtaccgacagcgtggagcctgcttgggattctctctccctcgctctctctgcccctcctccgtgctctctctctctctctctcaaaataaataaactttttttaaaagctggacTAAAGTAGTTTAGACTAAATTATAGACCATGCAAAGCCTTCTATGGGCATTTATATCTCCCTCACTCACGACTGACTGAGAACGTGCATGTTCTGTCTACCTCGCTGTACTAGAAGGGAAACCCAGAGTAAGGTTCTGTCTGGTTCTCTGACACACACACCTTCATTCACTGAGCAAATGTTTGCAgaatagagaaaagggaaacaattttaaaaccCTTTCGGAAAActaaggaataataataaaatgcagcCACTTGGCCTGACTGGCCCTCCGCTAGAGGGAGAGCGGCGGTGCCTGCTGGGGCAGCGGTGAGGACGTGAGCTGGTCTGGCTCACGCTGGCCCCGCTCCCTGGGAGGCTTTCCCTGGCCCCGCATACCCTCAAGGTCCCGTCTGAGAAAAGGCTGGcaagtttctctttatttttttattattatttattttgcaagaaagagagggagcacaagtgggggaggaacagagagggaaagagagaatcgcaagcaggtcccgtgctttcagcacagagcccattgtggggctcaaactcacgaactgtgagatcacgacctgatctgaaatcaagagtcagatgcttcactgacagAGCCGCCCCAGTGCCCCGGAAGTTTCTCCTTTGAGAGTGGCACCAACGGAGGTTTTTCTCCTGTTCAGGCTGGGAGGCATTATGATGGCTTTAGGGTAAGGACAGCATCCGGGCTTCTCCGGGGACCGAGGTGCTCTGTCCTTTTCCCAGGCCTCCCCTATGGGCACTCATTGTGCTCTCTGCTCTGTAACCAACCAGCACTACAGCCTAGaattagagagagacagggagttcTCCCCCCCTTCCAGGGCAGATCCCGACAGGGAATCCTTTCAGGCCACAGCTGGAGGTgcagggggaggtgggtaggggtaGGGGGGGACACGTCAGGGATCCTCTTGCCCCGGGTCCCACACCAAACCCTCCTGTATCGAAGGCAGAGCCCGGCTCAGTGGCGGCCCCGTCCTCAGAAAATTCTGTCTTGCCAATCTGTTACTCAGGGATTGAGATGACATCAACAGGCAGACAGCACCTTTCTTAAAACACAcgttttaaaatccattttgaaacaacaaaaacccattttttttttctgctttcacaTGGATTGTCTTAGACTAAAGCTTTCCTCTTATCTGTCTGAAATGGCTGGTCTTCAGAGGTCACAAACCCATTCCAGCCTCCTCTGTgccactgagttccctaaatcaGGGTTCTTGGCCTGCTTTTGGTCTGCAAGTCTGATCTAAGGAGAGACCATTTGGCCAGCTGCTTTGCTTTGCTAATAACAATAGTTTGCAAGTTCCTGGTGGAGAATGAAGAAATGACGTGTATGTCTCAGCCACTCTCACATGTTaatgaaaattcagaatatttcCAGCACCTGTGGGAATAAGGTAAACCATagctcagaggaaaaaaagatagtttcAATGCTTGTattaataaaaagcataaatacaGGCAGTTCTTCAGGTGGtatgaaatcttaaaaatgacAACGCAAGGCGATCTTAAGAAATggggaaaggggcgcctgggtggctcagtcggttaagcgtccgacttcggctcaggtcatgatctcacggtccgtgagttcgagccccgcgtcgggctctgtgctgacagctcagagcctggagcctgtttcagattctgtgtctccctctctctgaccctcccccgttcatgctctgtctctctctgtctcaaaaataaatgaacgttaaaaaaattaaaaaaaaaaaaaaaaaaaaaaaaaagaaatggggaaaatcatgatttttccataatatttgaacatttttatctaGACATTTAAAAACTCCCTTAACTCTCTATTATAATTAtggaaggaagtgaaaaaaatatttaggaagttgtaatttaaaatattaaggaacACCTGGTTTCCTTGgaaactcttggtttcggttcaggtcatgatctctcaactCGGGAgatcgaggcccgcatcgggctctgcgacagcacagagcttgcttgggatgctctgtctccctctgtcgctgcccttcccccattcatactctctctgtctcaaagataaacattaaaaaaaaaagaatattttaaaaaataaaatacaatatgaaaacaatgagaaagtgtcatttcttttttaaaaacttactgaaAGAAGTTGAACAGTGGTCGCCGCTTTCTGGTCCTGTAACTTAGGATACAGAGTGAGCGTCTTTTCTGTGCCTTGCTGAATCGTCATGTCTCTTTCTAAATCCGGATCAGCTTCCAACAtgttattctttgtattttcaatgTTGTGAAATCCCTTTGAGAATCCCTGTCGTACGAAGTGTTTTGCCAGTCACTTTCTCTGGAACGGCTTCATCCTTTTCGACACAAACACTTTCTAATTTAGGTCCTCAAGTTCGCTGTCCCCGAGTTCCTCTGCTAGTCTCCATTGTGAGGGCGCCAGCCGCCCTACTGCTGGCTCTTTCTTCTAGAATGCCATTTATATTCCACTCAAATTTCACTGGTAGGGttattactttccatttttttgttataCTTTCATCTTGGTGGCTAACTCTCTTTTGATTATCATTTTTTGTCGGGCACAATGATCACTGGGAGACAAAGCGGCAACTAAAAATACATGCTTTCTATTTGTACACAGACAGGGTAACATGTGCACTGTCCAGGGACAACACATTTTACAATAAGTGACAGGATAAGTCACATGATAGATCACGATGCACATCTGTTATTTGTACAGTGACTTGTGAACTGAAGATCCAGCAATGAAGTTTGTCATTTAGACAGTGACTCACTAATGAAATGTGAACTGTGTTGTCGGGCAGTTGGTGGTGTTTAACTGAACTGTGGAAActgatcgcttctcggccttttggctaagatcaagttgCGAACTGTGGAAACTGAAATTCATTTCTATCAAGACCACGCACTGTGAGAAGTGTCTTTGTGAAGGAAGCACTCCCCTAAAGAAGCTGGGAGAAATCACAATAAAAGGAATCCGTGGAAGGCGAAGTGGTAAATGATGGAAAgcctagaagaaaataattgggaaaaagaaaaatggaactggttttaaatttttcattacagtaaaattataataaatgcaaaaggtaaagaaatcacaaatatggatacctgggtcgctcagtcggctaagcatctgactctcgattgtggctcaggtcatgatctcacagttcatggattcaaggtCCActccgggctctgcgctgacagtgcggagcctgcttgggattccctctctttccctctttctctgcccctcccccactcagtctccctccctctctctctcaaaataaatgaacttaaaaaaaacaaaagggacaATGAAGTTCTCAGGGAAGGTGTTTCTTACTCTCAGAGACCCAGTAAAATAGAGTGTCTCTTCTAGCCTTTACTTCGTCCCATCTGCATGAACACTTGGACCCGGAACCAGCATGAGGATTGAGTCAGGGTGTAAACAGCTGAGGTGATCAGGGCGACGGAGCCAGCGCTCTGATCATCCCACTCCTGAAATTTCTGTGCCTTTGGGCATTGTGATCAGCGACATCATTACGTCAACTTGTTCATTGGGTGCTTCCTGTTATTTGCTGCCAAAACATAATCTGAGGTGAAAGCTGAGTCAGGTTTGGTCTGAAAAGAGCTGCTTTTATTAACATTCTTACTTTCCTTTTGCCCACATAATCCTGAGGGACTTTGGGTAAGTCAGGGTAGCCTGTAGAGTGGTCACACAGTTGACGGGATGTGGGAGCTATGTGCTGTCTGCTGTTTCCCAGTCTTACTGGGGCGACTGGGATCCCTGATGAGACACACTGTTGCTCCTCACTTCGTGGGCACAGATGTTCCAGGTCTGTTCCTGGAGGACCCCCCACTAAGGCATGCAAGGGTCTCTACCGAGGCAGTTTCACTGTGCACATAGGTGTGGGACGCTTTGTTTTATAGGATTTTCTAGGATTTTCCTGCGTGCTGATTTTTTTGTCAAGTGGTACTAAAGTTTATCTCATGCAAAGAAATATATACCtacatgttatttatatatttaaaaacattaatttaaatcataaaaatgataGAAGTTGAGGATTTGAGCCAGACCACAGGTTTACTGGAAGTCATTTGGTCCCTTCTTTTTAAGGTTGTTAAATTCAACTTTAATACTTGGCCTCCTCTGAGAGAGGCCAGAGGAGCCAGGACACAAACACCATTTAATGATAAACCCTACAACAGAACAAGTGATAACGTGTAGAAAAACAAGGTCAAAATGGAAGCGATTCAGTTAAGTTAGTTTCCCAGTCGGTTGTGTAGTATCTAACTGCTCAATCGAGGTGGAGTGCACACCCCTAATTCAGAGAAGATTAGCGGCTCTGAAAAGAGCCTTTGGGGTTGAGTAAGAGGGCGCTTACTTGGCGAGTCTACTTGGAGCTGGTGTACTTGGTGACGGCCTTGGTGCCCTCGGACACGGCGTGCTTGGCCAGCTCCCCGGGCAGCAGCAGGCGCACGGCCGTCTGGATCTCCCGGGACGTGATGGTCGAGCGCTTGTTGTAATGCGCCAGGCGCGACGCCTCGCCCGCGATGCGCTCGAAGATATCAGTGACGAAGGAGTTCATGATGCTCATGGCCTTGGACGAGATGCCGGTGTCGGGGTGCACCTGCTTCAGCACCTTGTAGATGTAAATGGAATAGCTCTCCTTGCGGCATCGCTTGCGcttcttgccttcctttttcTGGGTTTTGGTTACAGCTTTCTTGAAGCCTTTCTTGGAAATGGTTGTGCCCTTGGAAGTGAGTTCCGGCATGGCGGGTGTACAGCTCTCTAGCGCTACAGCTCTCCAGTTACGGCTCTAACGGCTCCAAACCCATGTCAAGTAAACCAACAGATTTCGGGCTGGGCCGACTGGTATTTATAGGCACAGTGCTGACATGACGTACAGAGCAGACACCATCTGATTGGATATCGGGTGGTGGCGTGAATGTAAATGAGGTGATTCTGGCAAGGCTTCCGATTGGATAGATGACCATCAGCCAATCAGATAGCAAATCACAACCTCCCGGCAGGCTATAAATAGGCTCAGTAGCGGTCTCTTCAGCAACAGCTTTTCTGGCATTCCTCGGACTAGCTATGTCTGGGCGAGGGAAGCAGGGCGGCAAGGCTCGCGCCAAGGCCAAGTCCAGGTCTTTTAAGGCCGGGCTGCAGTTCCCGGTGGGCCGCGTGCACCGCCTGCTCCGCAAGGGCAACTACGCCGAGCGGGTCGGGGCCGGCGCGCCGGTGTACCTGGCGGCCGTGCTGGAGTACCTGACGGCCGAGATCCTGGAGCTGGCGGGCAACGCGGCCCGCGACAACAAGAAGACGCGCATCATCCCGCGCCACCTGCAGCTGGCCATCCGCAACGACGAGGAGCTCAACAAGCTGCTGGGCCGCGTCACCATCGCGCAGGGCGGCGTCCTGCCCAACATCCAGGCCGTGCTGCTGCCGAAGAAGACCGAGAGCCACCGCCACAAAGTCCAGAACAAATAATTTCCAAGCCGTGAGCCCTGGCGAGTGTGACCTGAACCGTTTGCAGAAAAAAGCCAAAGGCTCTTTTCAGAGCCACTCAGATGGTCGATGAAGGCTGTGCATGAAATAGAAAAGGTTAGAACTGCGCGTCTCCAGGAATAGGCGGCCGTGTACCTATATCCATATACGGTGAGTCTTAGT
This window contains:
- the LOC122219483 gene encoding histone H2A type 2-C-like gives rise to the protein MSGRGKQGGKARAKAKSRSFKAGLQFPVGRVHRLLRKGNYAERVGAGAPVYLAAVLEYLTAEILELAGNAARDNKKTRIIPRHLQLAIRNDEELNKLLGRVTIAQGGVLPNIQAVLLPKKTESHRHKVQNK
- the LOC122219484 gene encoding histone H2B type 1-A → MPELTSKGTTISKKGFKKAVTKTQKKEGKKRKRCRKESYSIYIYKVLKQVHPDTGISSKAMSIMNSFVTDIFERIAGEASRLAHYNKRSTITSREIQTAVRLLLPGELAKHAVSEGTKAVTKYTSSK